The Ruania alba genome window below encodes:
- a CDS encoding ABC transporter substrate-binding protein, translating to MTQSRVRILSLAALVGAAALALSGCVDSGRTDNPDSEQGGASGECPVEVNEEVTTSARLAYQPIPNGDLVVRDLGWLEACMPNAEITWDQFSSGGEVVRAFGTDSVDVGLAGSSPTTKSLSPPISNDLQVIWIHDVIGEAESLVVQQNVDAGSLPELEGMRVAVPFASTAHYSLLAALDREGMTPSDVELINLSPDAMLAAWEREEIDAAWVWAPTLQQLLETGEIVLSAADTAEEAPTFDLAAATTAFVEENPDFMEVWTAVQNEAVTMINDDPDTAAASIAVQLGITPEEVLSQFDGYLYLSASEQSGEQYFGGTLGQNLIDTADFLVTQQEIDEVNPPEEYENAIYTDAIDAVAGQ from the coding sequence ATGACCCAGTCCCGCGTCCGTATCCTGAGTCTTGCTGCCCTGGTTGGCGCCGCCGCTCTCGCACTCTCCGGGTGTGTGGACTCCGGCCGCACCGACAACCCGGACAGCGAGCAGGGTGGCGCCTCCGGCGAGTGCCCGGTGGAGGTGAACGAGGAGGTCACCACCTCGGCGCGGCTTGCCTACCAGCCGATCCCGAACGGTGACCTGGTGGTCCGGGACCTCGGGTGGCTGGAGGCCTGTATGCCGAACGCCGAGATCACCTGGGACCAGTTCAGCTCCGGCGGTGAGGTGGTGCGGGCGTTCGGCACCGACTCAGTCGACGTCGGGCTCGCTGGCTCCAGCCCCACCACGAAGTCCCTCTCTCCGCCGATCAGCAACGACCTTCAAGTCATCTGGATCCACGACGTCATCGGTGAGGCCGAGTCGCTCGTGGTGCAGCAGAACGTGGACGCGGGCAGCTTGCCCGAACTGGAAGGGATGCGAGTGGCCGTTCCGTTCGCCTCCACGGCGCATTACTCCTTGCTCGCGGCGCTCGACCGGGAGGGGATGACGCCGTCGGACGTCGAGCTGATCAACCTCTCCCCGGACGCGATGCTGGCAGCCTGGGAACGGGAGGAGATCGACGCCGCCTGGGTGTGGGCGCCGACGCTGCAGCAGCTGCTCGAGACCGGCGAGATCGTGCTGTCTGCCGCGGATACCGCTGAGGAGGCGCCGACCTTCGACCTCGCTGCCGCGACCACGGCGTTCGTGGAGGAGAACCCGGACTTCATGGAGGTCTGGACCGCCGTGCAGAACGAAGCGGTCACGATGATCAACGACGATCCGGACACCGCCGCCGCGTCGATCGCCGTGCAGCTCGGCATCACCCCCGAGGAGGTGCTCTCCCAGTTCGACGGCTACCTCTACCTCAGTGCCAGCGAGCAGTCTGGAGAACAGTACTTCGGTGGCACTCTCGGCCAGAACCTCATCGACACCGCCGACTTCCTCGTCACCCAGCAGGAGATCGACGAGGTGAACCCGCCCGAGGAATACGAGAACGCCATCTACACCGATGCGATCGACGCGGTGGCCGGTCAGTGA